In the Hylaeus volcanicus isolate JK05 chromosome 1, UHH_iyHylVolc1.0_haploid, whole genome shotgun sequence genome, one interval contains:
- the LOC128881368 gene encoding 3-hydroxy-3-methylglutaryl-coenzyme A reductase yields the protein MLTRLFEIHGRFCAGHPLEVIVTTFTLTACILNMETGNGQSREGTLPVAPHCRGGRCNTDDLNAADIIVMTIIRCLAILFTYHQFRNLQKLGSKYILGIAGLFTVFSSVVFTSSVVNFGRSDISDLKDALFFFLLIIDLSKAAILAQLALSSRNQEEVRANIARGMSLLGPTITLDTLVETLLISIGSLSGVKRLEILCSFACLGVLVNYIVFMTFYPACLSLILELSRGTNGMKPLTADKIFMMHPLNEEDQKPNPVVERVKMIMIAGLFVVHANSRWPFKNDENGHAVEGKMSLANTHIVADTYNKTENPSEVKEYLMNWLSVSADNIVILILLLALAIKFIFFEDKRDIAKQLRFKEENDTEEKVESEYTATETMNTTTMNMSLRQRFGEPLPGTRSAIFPLSGVGGNWIEDESESQMEFIDKEVQTDGKQFNIDASSNEGSSSQSKVPRSVEECLEIYKSELGASALTDEEVIELVRHKHIAAYQLEKAVGDMERGVAIRRLIIGEAGKFIGELPDVPYKDYDYSKVLGSCCENVVGYVPVPLGIAGPLLIDGKLYHVPMATTEGCLVASTNRGSRALMKCGVTSRVVADGMTRGPVVRFPNIVRASEAMAWMQDPENFEEMKSHFNLTSRFARLTKIHVRIAGRHLFIRFVATTGDAMGMNMLSKGTEKSLNTVKEHFPDMEILSLSGNFCTDKKPAAVNWIQGRGKSVVCEAVVPAYVVTNVLKTSVHALVDVNISKNMIGSAVAGSVGGFNAHAANIVTAIYIATGQDPAQNVGSSNCMTLMEPWGADGTDLYVSCTMPSIEIGTIGGGTGLPAQGACLAMLGVKGANADLPGENASRLARIVCATVLAGELSLMAALTAGHLVKSHLRHNRSSTTVTNAMIAPPSSMGNTLTVPNKLEPVQSICKDYIDKA from the exons ATGCTGACGCGGCTGTTCGAGATTCACGGCCGATTTTGCGCGGGGCATCCTTTGGAGGTGATCGTGACGACCTTTACTCTTACGGCATGCATCCTGAACATGGAGACCGGAAATGGACAGTCACGGGAGGGAACTCTTCCTGTGGCTCCGCATTGTCGAGGTGGCCGATGTAACACGGAC gaCCTAAACGCGGCCGATATTATAGTCATGACTATAATACGGTGTCTAGCGATACTATTTACCTACCATCAGTTTCGCAATCTACAAAAGTTGGgatcaaaatatatattag GTATCGCTGGACTATTCACCGTCTTCTCCAGTGTTGTGTTCACGTCTAGCGTAGTGAACTTTGGACGCAGCGACATTTCCGATTTAAA GGATGCgttgttcttcttcttgctTATCATCGACCTCTCCAAGGCCGCTATACTAGCGCAGTTGGCTTTGAGCTCACGAAATCAAGAGGAGGTGCGAGCGAACATCGCTCGCGGCATGTCGCTCTTAGGACCAACTATCACGTTAGACACATTGGTGGAGACCCTGCTCATCAGCATAGGATCGTTATCCGGTGTTAAGAGATTGGAAATCCTGTGCAGTTTCGCTTGCCTCGGTGTTCTTGTTAATTATATCGTTTTCATGACCTTCTACCCTGCGTGTTTGTCACTTATCCTCGAG CTTTCCCGCGGAACGAATGGCATGAAACCATTGACCGCAGACAAGATTTTCATGATGCATCCGTTGAACGAGGAAGATCAAAAGCCGAATCCGGTGGTGGAGCGCGTAAAGATGATCATGATCGCTGGGCTATTCGTAGTGCACGCCAACAG TCGCTGGCCTTTCAAGAACGATGAAAATGGCCACGCGGTGGAAGGTAAGATGTCACTTGCGAACACACACATTGTAGCGGACACTTACAACAAAACAGAGAATCCATCGGAAGTGAAAGAGTATTTGATGAACTGGCTGTCAGTGAGCGCGGACAATATCGTGATACTGATACTTCTTCTTGCGTTAGCGATcaagtttattttctttgaagaCAAGAGAGACATCGCGAAACAGTTACGATTCAAAGAGGAGAACGATACAGAGGAAAAAGTTGAAAGCGAATACACTGCTACTGAAACCATGAACACGACCACCATGAATATGTCGTTGCGTCAACGATTTGGAGAACCATTACCCGGGACGCGGTCCGCGATTTTCCCGTTGTCCGGCGTAGGCGGTAACTGGATCGAAGATGAAAGTGAATCTCAAATGGAGTTCATCGACAAGGAGGTACAAACCGACGGCAAGCAATTCAACATAGACGCGTCGAGTAACGAGGGTTCGTCTTCTCAATCGAAAGTTCCTAGATCGGTAGAAGAATGtcttgaaatatataaatccgAA CTTGGAGCGTCTGCTCTGACAGACGAAGAAGTTATTGAGTTAGTTAGGCATAAACATATAGCTGCTTATCAATTAGAAAAAGCTGTTGGAGATATGGAACGTGGTGTCGCCATTAGGCGTCTTATAATTGGAGAGGCTGGCAAATTTATCGGAGAACTGCCTGACGTACCATACAAGGATTACGATTATAGCAAGGTACTGGGATCTTGTTGCGAAAACGTCGTAGGATATGTGCCAGTGCCGCTTGGAATTGCCGGTCCGTTATTAATTGACGGTAAATTATATCATGTACCGATGGCTACGACCGAAGGATGTTTGGTAGCATCTACTAATCGCGGGAGCAGGGCGTTGATGAAATGCGGTGTAACGAGCCGGGTAGTGGCCGATGGAATGACCAGAGGACCGGTTGTAAGATTTCCAAATATCGTCAGAGCCAGCGAGGCTATGGCATGGATGCAGGACCCAGAGAACTTTGAGGAAATGAAGagtcattttaatttaactagTAGATTCGCAAGATTGACAAAGATACATGTACGCATCGCTGGTaggcatttatttattcgtttcgtcgCGACGACTGGTGATGCTATGGGAATGAACATGCTGTCCAAAGGCACGGAGAAGTCGTTGAACACAGTGAAGGAACATTTCCCCGATATGGAGATATTATCGTTGAGTGGTAATTTCTGCACGGATAAAAAACCAGCGGCGGTAAACTGGATTCAGGGTAGAGGAAAAAGTGTAGTATGCGAAGCAGTGGTACCTGCATACGTCGTTACCAATGTATTGAAAACCTCGGTTCATGCTTTGGTTGACGTGAACATAAGCAAAAACATGATTGGATCTGCTGTAGCTGGCAGCGTAGGCGGTTTCAACGCGCACGCCGCAAATATCGTAACGGCGATCTATATAGCTACAGGCCAAGATCCTGCACAGAATGTTGGTAGTAGTAATTGTATGACTTTGATGGAACCATGGGGAGCGGATGGTACAGATTTGTATGTATCCTGTACAATGCCCAGTATAGAGATAGGTACAATCGGTGGTGGAACCGGTCTTCCTGCGCAAGGAGCGTGTTTAGCTATGCTGGGTGTTAAAGGCGCAAACGCTGATTTACCTGGTGAAAATGCTAGTAGATTAGCTAGAATTGTATGTGCTACAGTACTTGCCGGTGAATTATCATTGATGGCTGCTCTCACAGCTGGACATTTAGTAAAAAGTCACCTTAGGCACAATAG atcATCTACTACAGTAACGAATGCAATGATCGCTCCTCCAAGTAGTATGGGAAATACATTGACTGTGCCAAACAAGTTAGAGCCTGTACAAAGTATTTGTAAGGATTATATAGACAAAGCATAA
- the LOC128881421 gene encoding DNA repair protein complementing XP-A cells homolog: protein MSAEVELQDTSNNIESIENTQHLKERAERNRQKALLLKKSKIVSHPYTKRGSKDSTNSRSIKVQGQRVIDSGGGFLIEENDDLEEQMLQITAEPAPIVANLPCCDECKKEFKDSILLQTFDLTVCDKCRDPEEKHSLITKTEAKQEYLLKDCDFDRREPPLKCITRKNPHNATWGEMKLYLHLQVEQRALEVWGSEEKLLMEKELRDSRREGTKIKKFNKKIKELRMQVRSSIYDKTKKASHTHEFGEDTYNEEDDTYTHTCNTCGYEETYEKM from the exons ATGTCTGCTGAAGTCGAACTACAAGATACTTCTAACAATATCGAGTCCATAGAAAATACTCAACACCTGAAAGAACGTGCAGAACGAAATCGTCAAAAAGCattgcttttaaaaaaatctaagATTGTTTCTCATCCTTATACAAAACG ggGAAGTAAAGATTCCACAAACAGTAGATCAATAAAAGTCCAAGGACAACGTGTCATAGACAGTGGAGGTGGTTTCcttatagaagaaaatgatgaCTTAGAAGAGCAAATG TTACAAATAACAGCAGAACCTGCTCCTATTGTTGCCAATTTGCCTTGTTGCGATGAGTGCAAAAAAGAGTTTAAGGACTCCATTCTTTTGCAAACTTTTGATTTAACTGTATGTGATAAATGCAG gGATCCTGAAGAAAAACATTcgttaattacaaaaacaGAAGCaaaacaagaatatttattgaaggaTTGTGATTTTGATAGAAGAGAACCCCCATTAAAATGTATCACAAGAAAGAATCCTCACAATGCAACTTGgggtgaaatgaaattgtacttACATTTACAAGTAGAACAAAGAGCTTTGGAAGTTTGGGGGTCGGAAGAAAAACTGTTAATGGAGAAGGAATTGCGTGATAGTAGGCGGGAAGggactaaaattaaaaaatttaataaaaag ATTAAAGAATTGCGAATGCAAGTTAGAAGTTCAATAtatgataaaacaaaaaaagcatCTCATACACACGAATTTGGGGAAGACACATATAACGAGGAGGATGATACATATACACACACCTGCAATACTTGCGGTTACGAGGAAACAtacgaaaaaatgtaa